One part of the Magallana gigas chromosome 5, xbMagGiga1.1, whole genome shotgun sequence genome encodes these proteins:
- the LOC105323171 gene encoding uncharacterized protein isoform X3, with protein MLCIENHSLQTTDTASVMTEPPYDRQDSGYPDSLVALETHHTCIRKNYKKLKEEMEPNEILDYLVQYEILDTDENTHLLKECRARKCDIILRKLIKNPDPEKFIKMMKNIIADECCSFGHLLCSAAYAMESSNDGLDSSNTRLHYNLKQHGKHREKLLTEIRKRINVLSSNSILDDFLQEDLISVDEHEEISRITNKDEAAKKILKYSEKNRPGSFSRKLLSILKFHELDDLAESLQQDVPAEGDTADNERPLTVEMVNGWMFLPTEASSSTVKSVELRITHVDGSESLRVYRALKQEIPESEDKIMQGIHSTIDRLSEGSITIWLRTESSDAKEKLRHFIESGDISTFLESLFKTKGVRKLLTKDKYKIQIEIKVKNATEGSKPTAFQPKKESDTRHKARLDRCESFLLEELEPGCLVRDTEMGHIFSSVKADIENRKTRTDKVKLLLEHLKKESEETIELVLDRLKEKNRYVYDKLFPNVEKFQDLDIEHIKSNILDNLPEILDVMSVAALQTPFVSAGIMSYEELDSLHMSSESVRTENLHFVRMVLHRGDEAVRIFLVALENSIGMDIKRLLNKMDTLQVSKDERRNAKIEYEAFNEENGLLFQGNFLLELMSEGKSENMNSECLYVREEEPQQHFEHPGLEQPGSQSEESTSSDSDSNGNMQRDVSSKESLIRELESDTSSILSKLTRKLGKVEYVVDIRCILSTRDVSKRARMERVKTKYPKKYGAIKDEVLKLNTVLNKLQSLSRIFKDGGGDDDDGDGDDDDIEQQLVEDLSETLSLTETTRNESQMSALVVKSTDEAGHIFKDKVGFLTNWNGDDKDDDDDGGGDDGDDDNEPLLIEDWSETLSSPETTLRFQRQLSALVKSTDEDSAMDSDEDVPEDLNVLSRKSSKYQSILVGKLHELETVQNVIYIFRVISEEEMQLMAVKNILNEEQYKRLEKYIIKLQVISNKIEEATWLAKVA; from the exons ATGTTATGTATAGAG aatCATTCCTTACAGACAACTGACACGGCTTCTGTTATGACCGAACCCCCTTACGACAGACAAGACAGTGGCTATCCAGACAGCTTGGTTGCCTTGGAAacacatcatacatgtattagaaaaaactataaaaaactTAAAGAGGAAATGGAACCAAACGAGATCCTTGATTATCTTGTTCAGTATGAAATTCTTGACACTGATGAAAACACCCACCTTCTGAAAGAATGCCGAGCAAGGAAGTGTGATATCATTTTACGTAAATTGATAAAGAATCCAGATCCAGagaaatttatcaaaatgatgaaaaatataatagCTGATGAATGCTGCAGTTTTGGGCACCTGTTATGTTCCGCTGCATATGCAATGGAAAGTTCAAATGATG gcTTAGATTCCTCAAACACACGTCTACATTACAATCTGAAGCAACACGGGAAACATCGAGAAAAGTTATTGACAGAAATTAGAAAACGCATTAATGTTTTGAGTTCCAACAGCATTTTGGACGATTTCCTCCAAGAGGATCTTATTTCTGTAGACGAGCATGAGGAAATATCACGCATTACAAACAAAGATGAAGCGGCGAAAAAGATTCTGAAATATAGTGAGAAAAACAGACCCGGGTCCTTTTCAAGAAAACTGCTCTCCATTTTGAAATTCCATGAATTAGATGATCTTGCTGAGAGCCTTCAGCAAGATGTACCGGCGGAGGGCGATACTGCAG ACAATGAAAGACCACTAACAGTTGAAATGGTGAACGGATGGATGTTCCTCCCTACCGAAG CCTCCAGCTCTACTGTTAAATCAGTGGAATTGAGAATCACACATGTTGACGGCAGTGAAAGCTTAAGAGTATACAGAGCTCTGAAACAAGAAATTCCAGAATCAGAAGACAAGATTATGCAAGGAATACACTCAACCATTGATCGTTTGTCGGAGGGGTCCATTACAATCTGGCTACGCACAGAATCCAGCGACGCAAAGGAAAAATTGAGACATTTCATAGAAAGTGGAGACATTTCCACATTCTTAGAAAGTTTGTTCAAGACGAAGGGCGTTCGGAAACTTTTGACAAAGgataaatacaaaatacaaattgaaatcAAAGTTAAGAATGCTACTGAAG GTTCCAAGCCAACTGCATTTCAACCAAAGAAAGAGTCTGACACGAGGCACAAAGCCCGTTTGGACCGATGTGAAAGCTTTTTATTGGAAGAGCTAGAACCAGGATGTTTGGTACGGGACACAGAGATGGGACATATCTTTAGTTCTGTAAAGGCGGACATAGAAAACAGGAAAACCAGGACGGACAAAGTAAAGTTGTTGTTGGAACATCTAAAAAAGGAGTCCGAAGAAACGATTGAACTTGTACTAGACAGACTGAAAGAGAAAAACAGATATGTTTATGATAAACTGTTTCCAAACGTGGAAAAATTCCAAGATTTAG ACATCGAACACATCAAGAGCAATATCCTGGACAATTTGCCGGAGATATTAGATGTGATGAGTGTCGCAGCCCTTCAGACCCCTTTCGTGAGTGCTGGGATCATGTCTTACGAGGAGCTCGACTCGCTACACATGAGCAGCGAGAGTGTTCGAACAGAAAACTTACATTTTGTTCGGATGGTTTTACATAGAGGAGATGAAGCCGTCAGGATTTTTCTTGTCGCCCTTGAAAACTCAATTGGAATGGACATTAAaagacttttaaataaaatggacACACTCCAAGTTAGCAAAG ATGAAAGAAGGAACGCAAAAATTGAATATGAAGCTTTTAATGAGGAAAATGGATTATTGTTCCAAGGAAACTTTTTGCTGGAGCTTATGTCAGAAG GCAAAAGCGAAAATATGAATTCAGAGTGTCTGTATGTCAGAGAGGAAGAACCGCAGCAACACTTCGAACATCCGGGTCTTGAACAGCCGGGCAGTCAGTCCGAGGAATCCACCTCCTCAGACAGT GATTCAAATGGCAATATGCAGAGAGATGTATCGAGCAAGGAGTCACTGATTAGAGAATTGGAATCCGACACATCAAGTATACTTTC GAAACTGACGAGAAAACTAGGAAAAGTAGAATACGTCGTTGATATACGATGCATATTATCAACGCGAGATGTTAGCAAAAGGGCACGAATG GAGAGAGTAAAGACGAAATATCCTAAAAAGTACGGCGCAATCAAAGACGAGGTTTTAAAACTAAACACTGTTTTAAACAAACTGCAAAGTCTGA GTCGCATCTTCAAGGATGGTggtggtgatgatgatgatggcgATGGCGATGATGATGATATCGAGCAGCAACTTGTAGAAGATTTGTCAGAG ACTCTATCTTTGACGGAAACAACTCGTAATGAAAGTCAAATGTCAGCTTTGGTGGTTAAATCGACGGATGAGG CAGGTCACATCTTCAAGGATAAGGTTGGGTTTCTTACCAATTGGAATGGTGATGATaaggatgatgatgatgatggtggtGGTGATGATGGCGATGATGATAATGAGCCGCTACTTATAGAGGATTGGTCCGAG ACTCTATCTTCGCCGGAAACAACTCTTCGTTTTCAGAGACAACTGTCAGCCTTGGTTAAATCGACAGACGAGG ACAGTGCCATGGACAGCGATGAGGATGTACCGGAGGATCTAAATGTTCTCAGTCGAAAATCTTCCAAATACCAGAG CATCTTAGTGGGAAAGTTGCATGAGCTTGAGACTGTGCAAAATGTGATATATATTTTCAGAGTCATATCGGAAGAAGAAATGCAATTG ATGGCAGTTAAGAACATTCTGAACGAAGAACAGTATAAAAGGCTAGAAAAATACATTATCAAGCTTCAAGTCATCAGTAACAAAATAGAGGAAGCGACATGGTTGGCAAAAGTGGCGTAA
- the LOC105323171 gene encoding uncharacterized protein isoform X1, with the protein MLCIENHSLQTTDTASVMTEPPYDRQDSGYPDSLVALETHHTCIRKNYKKLKEEMEPNEILDYLVQYEILDTDENTHLLKECRARKCDIILRKLIKNPDPEKFIKMMKNIIADECCSFGHLLCSAAYAMESSNDGLDSSNTRLHYNLKQHGKHREKLLTEIRKRINVLSSNSILDDFLQEDLISVDEHEEISRITNKDEAAKKILKYSEKNRPGSFSRKLLSILKFHELDDLAESLQQDVPAEGDTADNERPLTVEMVNGWMFLPTEASSSTVKSVELRITHVDGSESLRVYRALKQEIPESEDKIMQGIHSTIDRLSEGSITIWLRTESSDAKEKLRHFIESGDISTFLESLFKTKGVRKLLTKDKYKIQIEIKVKNATEGSKPTAFQPKKESDTRHKARLDRCESFLLEELEPGCLVRDTEMGHIFSSVKADIENRKTRTDKVKLLLEHLKKESEETIELVLDRLKEKNRYVYDKLFPNVEKFQDLDIEHIKSNILDNLPEILDVMSVAALQTPFVSAGIMSYEELDSLHMSSESVRTENLHFVRMVLHRGDEAVRIFLVALENSIGMDIKRLLNKMDTLQVSKDERRNAKIEYEAFNEENGLLFQGNFLLELMSEGKSENMNSECLYVREEEPQQHFEHPGLEQPGSQSEESTSSDSDSNGNMQRDVSSKESLIRELESDTSSILSKLTRKLGKVEYVVDIRCILSTRDVSKRARMERVKTKYPKKYGAIKDEVLKLNTVLNKLQSLTGRIFKDGGGDDDDGDGDDDDIEQQLVEDLSETLSLTETTRNESQMSALVVKSTDEAGHIFKDKVGFLTNWNGDDKDDDDDGGGDDGDDDNEPLLIEDWSETLSSPETTLRFQRQLSALVKSTDEDSAMDSDEDVPEDLNVLSRKSSKYQSILVGKLHELETVQNVIYIFRVISEEEMQLMAVKNILNEEQYKRLEKYIIKLQVISNKIEEATWLAKVA; encoded by the exons ATGTTATGTATAGAG aatCATTCCTTACAGACAACTGACACGGCTTCTGTTATGACCGAACCCCCTTACGACAGACAAGACAGTGGCTATCCAGACAGCTTGGTTGCCTTGGAAacacatcatacatgtattagaaaaaactataaaaaactTAAAGAGGAAATGGAACCAAACGAGATCCTTGATTATCTTGTTCAGTATGAAATTCTTGACACTGATGAAAACACCCACCTTCTGAAAGAATGCCGAGCAAGGAAGTGTGATATCATTTTACGTAAATTGATAAAGAATCCAGATCCAGagaaatttatcaaaatgatgaaaaatataatagCTGATGAATGCTGCAGTTTTGGGCACCTGTTATGTTCCGCTGCATATGCAATGGAAAGTTCAAATGATG gcTTAGATTCCTCAAACACACGTCTACATTACAATCTGAAGCAACACGGGAAACATCGAGAAAAGTTATTGACAGAAATTAGAAAACGCATTAATGTTTTGAGTTCCAACAGCATTTTGGACGATTTCCTCCAAGAGGATCTTATTTCTGTAGACGAGCATGAGGAAATATCACGCATTACAAACAAAGATGAAGCGGCGAAAAAGATTCTGAAATATAGTGAGAAAAACAGACCCGGGTCCTTTTCAAGAAAACTGCTCTCCATTTTGAAATTCCATGAATTAGATGATCTTGCTGAGAGCCTTCAGCAAGATGTACCGGCGGAGGGCGATACTGCAG ACAATGAAAGACCACTAACAGTTGAAATGGTGAACGGATGGATGTTCCTCCCTACCGAAG CCTCCAGCTCTACTGTTAAATCAGTGGAATTGAGAATCACACATGTTGACGGCAGTGAAAGCTTAAGAGTATACAGAGCTCTGAAACAAGAAATTCCAGAATCAGAAGACAAGATTATGCAAGGAATACACTCAACCATTGATCGTTTGTCGGAGGGGTCCATTACAATCTGGCTACGCACAGAATCCAGCGACGCAAAGGAAAAATTGAGACATTTCATAGAAAGTGGAGACATTTCCACATTCTTAGAAAGTTTGTTCAAGACGAAGGGCGTTCGGAAACTTTTGACAAAGgataaatacaaaatacaaattgaaatcAAAGTTAAGAATGCTACTGAAG GTTCCAAGCCAACTGCATTTCAACCAAAGAAAGAGTCTGACACGAGGCACAAAGCCCGTTTGGACCGATGTGAAAGCTTTTTATTGGAAGAGCTAGAACCAGGATGTTTGGTACGGGACACAGAGATGGGACATATCTTTAGTTCTGTAAAGGCGGACATAGAAAACAGGAAAACCAGGACGGACAAAGTAAAGTTGTTGTTGGAACATCTAAAAAAGGAGTCCGAAGAAACGATTGAACTTGTACTAGACAGACTGAAAGAGAAAAACAGATATGTTTATGATAAACTGTTTCCAAACGTGGAAAAATTCCAAGATTTAG ACATCGAACACATCAAGAGCAATATCCTGGACAATTTGCCGGAGATATTAGATGTGATGAGTGTCGCAGCCCTTCAGACCCCTTTCGTGAGTGCTGGGATCATGTCTTACGAGGAGCTCGACTCGCTACACATGAGCAGCGAGAGTGTTCGAACAGAAAACTTACATTTTGTTCGGATGGTTTTACATAGAGGAGATGAAGCCGTCAGGATTTTTCTTGTCGCCCTTGAAAACTCAATTGGAATGGACATTAAaagacttttaaataaaatggacACACTCCAAGTTAGCAAAG ATGAAAGAAGGAACGCAAAAATTGAATATGAAGCTTTTAATGAGGAAAATGGATTATTGTTCCAAGGAAACTTTTTGCTGGAGCTTATGTCAGAAG GCAAAAGCGAAAATATGAATTCAGAGTGTCTGTATGTCAGAGAGGAAGAACCGCAGCAACACTTCGAACATCCGGGTCTTGAACAGCCGGGCAGTCAGTCCGAGGAATCCACCTCCTCAGACAGT GATTCAAATGGCAATATGCAGAGAGATGTATCGAGCAAGGAGTCACTGATTAGAGAATTGGAATCCGACACATCAAGTATACTTTC GAAACTGACGAGAAAACTAGGAAAAGTAGAATACGTCGTTGATATACGATGCATATTATCAACGCGAGATGTTAGCAAAAGGGCACGAATG GAGAGAGTAAAGACGAAATATCCTAAAAAGTACGGCGCAATCAAAGACGAGGTTTTAAAACTAAACACTGTTTTAAACAAACTGCAAAGTCTGA CAGGTCGCATCTTCAAGGATGGTggtggtgatgatgatgatggcgATGGCGATGATGATGATATCGAGCAGCAACTTGTAGAAGATTTGTCAGAG ACTCTATCTTTGACGGAAACAACTCGTAATGAAAGTCAAATGTCAGCTTTGGTGGTTAAATCGACGGATGAGG CAGGTCACATCTTCAAGGATAAGGTTGGGTTTCTTACCAATTGGAATGGTGATGATaaggatgatgatgatgatggtggtGGTGATGATGGCGATGATGATAATGAGCCGCTACTTATAGAGGATTGGTCCGAG ACTCTATCTTCGCCGGAAACAACTCTTCGTTTTCAGAGACAACTGTCAGCCTTGGTTAAATCGACAGACGAGG ACAGTGCCATGGACAGCGATGAGGATGTACCGGAGGATCTAAATGTTCTCAGTCGAAAATCTTCCAAATACCAGAG CATCTTAGTGGGAAAGTTGCATGAGCTTGAGACTGTGCAAAATGTGATATATATTTTCAGAGTCATATCGGAAGAAGAAATGCAATTG ATGGCAGTTAAGAACATTCTGAACGAAGAACAGTATAAAAGGCTAGAAAAATACATTATCAAGCTTCAAGTCATCAGTAACAAAATAGAGGAAGCGACATGGTTGGCAAAAGTGGCGTAA
- the LOC105323171 gene encoding uncharacterized protein isoform X2: protein MLCIENHSLQTTDTASVMTEPPYDRQDSGYPDSLVALETHHTCIRKNYKKLKEEMEPNEILDYLVQYEILDTDENTHLLKECRARKCDIILRKLIKNPDPEKFIKMMKNIIADECCSFGHLLCSAAYAMESSNDGLDSSNTRLHYNLKQHGKHREKLLTEIRKRINVLSSNSILDDFLQEDLISVDEHEEISRITNKDEAAKKILKYSEKNRPGSFSRKLLSILKFHELDDLAESLQQDVPAEGDTADNERPLTVEMVNGWMFLPTEASSSTVKSVELRITHVDGSESLRVYRALKQEIPESEDKIMQGIHSTIDRLSEGSITIWLRTESSDAKEKLRHFIESGDISTFLESLFKTKGVRKLLTKDKYKIQIEIKVKNATEGSKPTAFQPKKESDTRHKARLDRCESFLLEELEPGCLVRDTEMGHIFSSVKADIENRKTRTDKVKLLLEHLKKESEETIELVLDRLKEKNRYVYDKLFPNVEKFQDLDIEHIKSNILDNLPEILDVMSVAALQTPFVSAGIMSYEELDSLHMSSESVRTENLHFVRMVLHRGDEAVRIFLVALENSIGMDIKRLLNKMDTLQVSKDERRNAKIEYEAFNEENGLLFQGNFLLELMSEGKSENMNSECLYVREEEPQQHFEHPGLEQPGSQSEESTSSDSDSNGNMQRDVSSKESLIRELESDTSSILSKLTRKLGKVEYVVDIRCILSTRDVSKRARMERVKTKYPKKYGAIKDEVLKLNTVLNKLQSLTGRIFKDGGGDDDDGDGDDDDIEQQLVEDLSETLSLTETTRNESQMSALVVKSTDEGHIFKDKVGFLTNWNGDDKDDDDDGGGDDGDDDNEPLLIEDWSETLSSPETTLRFQRQLSALVKSTDEDSAMDSDEDVPEDLNVLSRKSSKYQSILVGKLHELETVQNVIYIFRVISEEEMQLMAVKNILNEEQYKRLEKYIIKLQVISNKIEEATWLAKVA from the exons ATGTTATGTATAGAG aatCATTCCTTACAGACAACTGACACGGCTTCTGTTATGACCGAACCCCCTTACGACAGACAAGACAGTGGCTATCCAGACAGCTTGGTTGCCTTGGAAacacatcatacatgtattagaaaaaactataaaaaactTAAAGAGGAAATGGAACCAAACGAGATCCTTGATTATCTTGTTCAGTATGAAATTCTTGACACTGATGAAAACACCCACCTTCTGAAAGAATGCCGAGCAAGGAAGTGTGATATCATTTTACGTAAATTGATAAAGAATCCAGATCCAGagaaatttatcaaaatgatgaaaaatataatagCTGATGAATGCTGCAGTTTTGGGCACCTGTTATGTTCCGCTGCATATGCAATGGAAAGTTCAAATGATG gcTTAGATTCCTCAAACACACGTCTACATTACAATCTGAAGCAACACGGGAAACATCGAGAAAAGTTATTGACAGAAATTAGAAAACGCATTAATGTTTTGAGTTCCAACAGCATTTTGGACGATTTCCTCCAAGAGGATCTTATTTCTGTAGACGAGCATGAGGAAATATCACGCATTACAAACAAAGATGAAGCGGCGAAAAAGATTCTGAAATATAGTGAGAAAAACAGACCCGGGTCCTTTTCAAGAAAACTGCTCTCCATTTTGAAATTCCATGAATTAGATGATCTTGCTGAGAGCCTTCAGCAAGATGTACCGGCGGAGGGCGATACTGCAG ACAATGAAAGACCACTAACAGTTGAAATGGTGAACGGATGGATGTTCCTCCCTACCGAAG CCTCCAGCTCTACTGTTAAATCAGTGGAATTGAGAATCACACATGTTGACGGCAGTGAAAGCTTAAGAGTATACAGAGCTCTGAAACAAGAAATTCCAGAATCAGAAGACAAGATTATGCAAGGAATACACTCAACCATTGATCGTTTGTCGGAGGGGTCCATTACAATCTGGCTACGCACAGAATCCAGCGACGCAAAGGAAAAATTGAGACATTTCATAGAAAGTGGAGACATTTCCACATTCTTAGAAAGTTTGTTCAAGACGAAGGGCGTTCGGAAACTTTTGACAAAGgataaatacaaaatacaaattgaaatcAAAGTTAAGAATGCTACTGAAG GTTCCAAGCCAACTGCATTTCAACCAAAGAAAGAGTCTGACACGAGGCACAAAGCCCGTTTGGACCGATGTGAAAGCTTTTTATTGGAAGAGCTAGAACCAGGATGTTTGGTACGGGACACAGAGATGGGACATATCTTTAGTTCTGTAAAGGCGGACATAGAAAACAGGAAAACCAGGACGGACAAAGTAAAGTTGTTGTTGGAACATCTAAAAAAGGAGTCCGAAGAAACGATTGAACTTGTACTAGACAGACTGAAAGAGAAAAACAGATATGTTTATGATAAACTGTTTCCAAACGTGGAAAAATTCCAAGATTTAG ACATCGAACACATCAAGAGCAATATCCTGGACAATTTGCCGGAGATATTAGATGTGATGAGTGTCGCAGCCCTTCAGACCCCTTTCGTGAGTGCTGGGATCATGTCTTACGAGGAGCTCGACTCGCTACACATGAGCAGCGAGAGTGTTCGAACAGAAAACTTACATTTTGTTCGGATGGTTTTACATAGAGGAGATGAAGCCGTCAGGATTTTTCTTGTCGCCCTTGAAAACTCAATTGGAATGGACATTAAaagacttttaaataaaatggacACACTCCAAGTTAGCAAAG ATGAAAGAAGGAACGCAAAAATTGAATATGAAGCTTTTAATGAGGAAAATGGATTATTGTTCCAAGGAAACTTTTTGCTGGAGCTTATGTCAGAAG GCAAAAGCGAAAATATGAATTCAGAGTGTCTGTATGTCAGAGAGGAAGAACCGCAGCAACACTTCGAACATCCGGGTCTTGAACAGCCGGGCAGTCAGTCCGAGGAATCCACCTCCTCAGACAGT GATTCAAATGGCAATATGCAGAGAGATGTATCGAGCAAGGAGTCACTGATTAGAGAATTGGAATCCGACACATCAAGTATACTTTC GAAACTGACGAGAAAACTAGGAAAAGTAGAATACGTCGTTGATATACGATGCATATTATCAACGCGAGATGTTAGCAAAAGGGCACGAATG GAGAGAGTAAAGACGAAATATCCTAAAAAGTACGGCGCAATCAAAGACGAGGTTTTAAAACTAAACACTGTTTTAAACAAACTGCAAAGTCTGA CAGGTCGCATCTTCAAGGATGGTggtggtgatgatgatgatggcgATGGCGATGATGATGATATCGAGCAGCAACTTGTAGAAGATTTGTCAGAG ACTCTATCTTTGACGGAAACAACTCGTAATGAAAGTCAAATGTCAGCTTTGGTGGTTAAATCGACGGATGAGG GTCACATCTTCAAGGATAAGGTTGGGTTTCTTACCAATTGGAATGGTGATGATaaggatgatgatgatgatggtggtGGTGATGATGGCGATGATGATAATGAGCCGCTACTTATAGAGGATTGGTCCGAG ACTCTATCTTCGCCGGAAACAACTCTTCGTTTTCAGAGACAACTGTCAGCCTTGGTTAAATCGACAGACGAGG ACAGTGCCATGGACAGCGATGAGGATGTACCGGAGGATCTAAATGTTCTCAGTCGAAAATCTTCCAAATACCAGAG CATCTTAGTGGGAAAGTTGCATGAGCTTGAGACTGTGCAAAATGTGATATATATTTTCAGAGTCATATCGGAAGAAGAAATGCAATTG ATGGCAGTTAAGAACATTCTGAACGAAGAACAGTATAAAAGGCTAGAAAAATACATTATCAAGCTTCAAGTCATCAGTAACAAAATAGAGGAAGCGACATGGTTGGCAAAAGTGGCGTAA